Proteins from a genomic interval of Heptranchias perlo isolate sHepPer1 chromosome 19, sHepPer1.hap1, whole genome shotgun sequence:
- the LOC137335498 gene encoding protein SYS1 homolog, with translation MAGHFRSYVWDPILIVSQIVLMQCIYYSFLGIWLAVVDSLVQNSRSLDQVFSYEVLGFSTAQGRLSMMAFVLNSLTCALGLWYFIRRGKQCLDFTVTVHIFHFVGCWIYNLHFPTALSWWLVNIVCIALMAVIGEYLCMRTELRAIPVNTGPKSNL, from the exons ATGGCCGGGCATTTCCGCAGCTACGTGTGGGACCCCATTCTCATCGTATCTCAGATTGTCTTGATGCAGTGCATCTACTACAGTTTCCTGGGCATTTGGTTGGCTGTGGTGGACAGCCTGGTGCAGAACAGCCGCTCGCTCGATCAAGTGTTTAGTTATGAG GTGCTGGGATTTTCCACAGCTCAGGGGAGGTTGTCGATGATGGCATTTGTCCTCAATTCACTCACCTG TGCGCTTGGATTGTGGTATTTTATCCGAAGAGGGAAGCAGTGTTTGGATTTTACTGTGACCGTCCATATCTTCCACTTTGTAGGCTGCTGGATCTACAACTTGCACTTTCCCACAGCGCTGAGCTGGTGGCTGGTGAACATTGTGTGCATTGCACTGATGGCCGTGATAGGGGAGTATCTATGCATGCGGACAGAGCTGAGGGCCATCCCCGTGAACACTGGGCCCAAATCCAACCTGTGA